The Sulfurovum sp. TSL1 genomic sequence CATCGGCACATTTCACGGCATAGCCATCCATGGCAGAGTTGTCAAAACGCGGGAGATCGAATGCAGCGATGGAGTCTTCACTCATTACACGTCCCAATGCCATCTCTATAGGTATGACCTCAGAGTTTACCACAGGGGTATTTTTATCAATAATATCAAGTGCTTGGGTGATGGAAACCGGCATGCTGGACCTTTAAAATTAAGTTAGGTTGATTATAACTAAATAGGGTATAATCCACTTTTAAACAAATCAAAATTACAGGAAATTCGTATGGTAGAAGAGATGTTAGCCGCACACAGTATTTTAGTGAAAGTCTTTTTGGGCTTTTTGGTTGGAGGGTTATTGATCCCGATAGTGACAGCAAAAAACCCATTGGGATTTAAAAAAGCAAGTTTCATCTATACGATGATCTTTCAGGCACTGGCTACTATGATCGCATTTTCGGGTATCGTAGCTGTGTTTACAGGTGATCTGGGCTGGTCGGTAACGACGATCATCATGGTCGTGGTCTGGGCGGTATTGATGTATATCGAGATCAAGAAGTATAAGCTGATCAAAATAGCCAATCTAGACAATGTGGAGGCGCACAAGTTGCTCAAAGGTGCATTTTTGAAAATATCTTTCGTGCAGATCCTGCTGGTGGCTGTGATGATCGTACTGATGGTCCTTAAAGCCAAAGGTATCATAGCACTGTAAGCATGTTGTATCTTTATCAGAAAGAGGCAGGGCAGCCTCAGCTTACCCTGCTTGGAGACGAGCATCGTTACATTTTCAAAGTACGCAGACATAAGGTAGAGGATACTTTGTATCTTCGTAACCTTGAAGATGGACTCCTTCATCGCTATCTGATCACCTACATGGATAAACACTCCGTCAACCTTGAACTGCAAGAGAGTCAAACACTTGAGATCAAAGCACAAGTACCGTTGCATATTGGTTGGTGTGTGATCGACCCTAAAAATATAGAAAAGGTCCTTCCCTCTTTGAATGAAATGGGTGTAGAGAAGATCACGTTTATCTACTGTGCCCGTTCACAAAAAAGTTTCAAACCGGATTTCAAACGATGGGAAAAGATCCTTTTAAACTCTTCTCAGCAGTCCGGACGCAGTGTGATGATGCAGTTGCATGCAGCCGAAAGCCTTGAAGCGTTTATCGCTGAAAATCCCCAAAGTTATCTTCTGAACTTTTCAGAAAATACACTCTCATCAGAACTCAGTATCGATACGATCGTGGTCGGATGCGAAGGGGGAGTGACGGAGGATGAAGTAGCGCTTTTTGCACCGGAGAGAATGATCGGGTTTGATACGCCTTTGGTACTCAAAAGTGAGAGTGCTGTGTGTGCGGTCGCTGCAAAAATACTCCTCTAAATACAGCAGTGGTATGCTTCATTTTGTTGTGAGACTAAGGTAAACATAAACAATGCATAGTAAAATCCAGATAATATTTACAGTTTCAAGCGAAGTGCTTTACTGAACCTTAACAAGAGTTTCAAGGCATGCTTGAACATCTACAGAGACAAAAGGAAATTTATTGAACCTACAAAGTTTTTTATGGGAATATGGGGCAAAAGTCCCCGGATATGATGTTCGAGTCATCAATGAAAGAGAGGCAAGGGCTGCAGCAGGGATCCTTGGAACGCTGGGGATGATCGTTATATTTGTCGGTATAGGATTTAACCACACTATGGTAGCAAGGGTCTATCTGGCATTCTTATTTGTTGATTTCACGGCGAGGATCATAAGCCCCAACTACTCTCCCTCGTTACTTTTGGGAAAACTGGTGGTACAAAACCAAAAACCGGAGTATGTAGGCGGATTGCAAAAACGCTTTGCATGGACACTGGGCTGGCTGATATCCCTTCCTATGATGTGGTGGTTCGTGATACACTGGGATATCAATTTTTACAAAGTGTTGATCTGTGTGCTTTGCCTGCTGCTTACATTTCTGGAAAGTGCGTTTGGAATCTGTGTAGGGTGTAAGCTATACAAGATCATGACCAAAATAGATCCGGCACACTGTCCCGGAGGTGTCTGTGAAATACGTAAAAAAGAGCCTATACAAATGTTCAGTCCGATACAAAAAGTGATCACTGCTTTAACCGTGATCGGACTGGTTGTGGGAACCTATTTCTTTTTGGCGTATACAAAACCTACCACATTCTTCGGTGAATTTCTCCATGAAGCGGTTTTAACAGATTCGCAACTTCAAAAAGAGAAAGATGCTGAGTTTCAAAGAGAGATGGAAAAAGAGTTTGGGGATGATGAAGAGTGGTAGGGGGTTGGCTCACACCTATTACTATTTTATAATTTTTTAAAACTATTTGGATATAATCACGCCCTATATTGTCTCGCCTTAGAGCGTTGCAATGCCCCTTTTCATAAAAAAAGGAAGAGTCATTGGCTAGAGCAGGTTAGTTGCCTGACACACAAAAAAAACTAAAAGGTTAGAAAATGAGAAAAGAAATTCACCCAGATTACGTTGAGTGTAAAGTGACATGTGCGTGTGGTAACACGTTTCAGACTAAAACAAATAAAGAAGCGTTAAGTATTGATATTTGTAATGAATGTCACCCGTTCTTCACAGGTTCTGAAAAGATTCTTGATGCTGCAGGTAGAGTAGAGAAGTTCAAGAACAAATATAAATTAAGTTAATCTTGATGACATAGAGAGTCTTGCTCTCTATGCTTGCAGTCATGCTGCGTCCGCTTTCTCTTTAAGCAGGCACTTATTCTCTTCACACATTAAAGTATTTACTATGTTAACATTTATCCCCACACCCATTGGAAATCCACAAGATATTACGATAAGAGCGATGAAGCTTTTTGAAAAAGCAGAACTCTTTTTATGTGAAGATACACGTCAGACCAAACGGCTTTTGCGTTTACTCGAAGAGCGGTTTGATATGGTGTACCCTGATGCATCGTTCTATTCTTTTAATGAGCACAATGGCAAAGCGAGACTTGAGGAGTTTGGCAGCATATTAGGGGAAAAAGAAGTGGTGTATGTCAGTGATGCGGGCATGCCGATCATCTCTGATCCCGGACAGATCCTTGTCGCCTATGCACAGGAACACCACATACCCTACGATGTGCTTCCGGGGGCATCTGCAGTGACCACCGCCTATGCAGCAAGCGGTTTTGAAGAAGGGAAATTTCTATTTTATGCATTTTTGCCACACAAAGGCAAAGAGAGAAGTGCCGCTTTAAGCGAAGCCATGAGCAATGGCTACAACACCGTACTCTATGAAGCGCCTCATCGTCTGGAAAAGCTTTTAAATGAGATCGTGACACTGGATGAGGATAGAGAACTTTTTCTGGCAAAAGAGATCAGTAAAAAGTATCAAAGATACTATCGGGGTACCGCCCGATCGCTCAATGAAGAATTCAAAGAGCTGACCATACGCGGCGAATGGGTAGTGATCATCAAAGCCCAAAAAAGTACAGAAAAAAGCCTTAGCTTTACCGAGGTGCTGAGTTTGGACCTCCCGCCTAAACCTAAAGCGAAACTTTTGGCGCAGCTTAGTGATAAAAGTGTCAAAGAGTGGTATAGTGAACTCACACATGCTACTTAACACTGTAAAAGCAAAAAAAAGGTAAAATCACTCAATTAGTGACTATGACAAAAAGGTTATCATCTTTATGATTATATATGGAAAACAAGTCTGTATGCATGCCCTGGAGCAGCATTCAGAGAAAATAAAAACTGTCTATGTTGCTAAGAAAGGGATACTCCCCAAAGAGCTGTTCCATCAATACCATGATAAGATCAAGTTCTTAGAAGAGAAATGGGCCCAATCTATGAGCAAGGGCGGAAATCACCAGGGCATACTTGTGGAGATGGCCGAGTTTGAACAAAGTGCTCTGACCGAGATCAAAAAAAATGATTTCATTGTCGTACTGGACGGTTTAACCGATGTGGGGAACATAGGGGCCATCGTACGATCGGCCTATGCACTCGGTGCGGATGCTGTGATCGCGGCAGGGGTCAAGCAGCTTAATTTTGCTGCCATAGCACGTACAAGTTCCGGGGCCATGCTGGATATGCCTTTTATGATCGCAGCGAACATCTTGGATACATTTAATGAACTTCAGCAACTTGGCTTTACCTTCTATGGTGCCTCGATGGATGGAGAAAATGTGCAGGAGTCGACCTTTGATACCAAACGTGTGCTTGTGTTGGGAAGTGAAGGCAGGGGACTTTCCAAAAAGGTCATCGCCAAACTGGACCACAGGGTATCGATAGAGATGAAGCATGCATTTGACTCATTGAATGTGAGCGCAGCTGCAGCGATTTTAATACATAGGATGGGTTATGCAATTAAATGAGATACTTGAAGAAAACACGATAAAAGGTATCAGTCAAAAGACAAAGATATCTGAAGATAATCTTGAAAATCTTTTGGCCGCAAATTTTGATGCGATCAAAAAGATCAAAGCTTTGGGTTTTATCTCTATTCTGGAGCGAGAGTATGATGCAGACCTCAGTCAATTAAAAGAAGAGGCATTGGCGTATTATTCACAGGGGAAAGAGGACCATGGCTTTACGGTAGTTCAGCCTATGGAGGAAGAGAAAAGAGGAAAGTCAAAGTTGTTTTTATTGCTTGTTCTGGCTCTTTTGGCGTATGCTTCCTGGTATTTTTTTACTCAGTTCGATAAAAAACATTTGAGCGGACTGATCTCTTTTATCGATGAGCAAAAGATGGAAAATGCCGTCACAGAGAATGAAGGGCACAAACAAGAGATCAGCATAGAAGAGCTGAGTATTGCAAATGTAGTTGTCACCGATACAAATACAAATAGTGCAGTAGAGGAAAAAGTAGTAGTAGAAGAAGCTGTGCCTCAAGAGAGTATAGAGAGTAGTAAAGCAGTGGTGAAAGAGATAAATGTTTCTGCTGAACCTGTAAGCCAATTTTAGTCCTGTCTGGATGGGACCAATGATAAAAATGAAAAAAAATGTAAAGTGAGTAAAGCATGTTTGATGAAATTCAATTTGAGAAAATAAACCGGTTGCCAAAGTATCTTTTTGCAGAGATCAATGAGATTAAAATGGATTTGAGAAGAAAAGGGGTGGATATCATAGATTTTTCTATGGGGAATCCTGACGCTTCTACACCGCAACCTATCATCGATAAACTATGTGAAACTGCACAAAAACCCAAAACACACGGGTACAGTGCAAGTAAAGGGATCTATAAACTTCGTTTGGCAATGAGTAAGTGGTATAAGCGCAAGTATAATGCAGATCTCGATCCGGACACGGAGATCGTTGCGACCATGGGGAGTAAAGAGGGGTATGTGCACCTTGTTCAGGCGATTTCCAATCCCGGTGATGTTGCAATCGTTCCGGACCCTACCTATCCTATTCACTCTCAGGCATTTATTTTGGCTGGAGCCAATGTTGAGAAGATGCAGCTTATTTTTGATGAAGAGACATTTGAGGTTGATGAAGACAGATTTCTGGCTGATGTAGAAGAGTCGCTGGACAATTCTGTCCCTCAGGCAAAATTTTTAGTGGTAAACTTTCCACACAACCCGACCACAGCGACAGTGACACCACAGTTTTATGAGAGACTGGTAGCTCTGGCTAAAAGAAAACGTTTTTATATTATCTCTGATATCGCATATGCGGATATCACATTTGACGGATACACGACACCATCTATCATGAGCGTGGAAGGTGCAAAAGATGTGGCTGTTGAGTCGTATACCCTTTCAAAGTCTTATAACATGGCAGGCTGGAGAGTAGGTTTCATCGTAGGAAATAAAAAACTTATCGGTGCGCTACAGAGTATCAAGTCATGGTTGGATTATGGGATGTTCACCCCGATCCAGGTGGCTGCGACCGTAGCGCTCGATGAACATGGGTATATACCCGATGAGCAGATCATTCCTCGTTATGAAAAAAGACGTGACGTGATGATCGAAGCATTTACCAATGCAGGATGGCCATTGGCAACACCAAGTGCTTCTATGTTCATCTGGGGCAAAATACCTGAGATAGCAAGAGATATGGGTTCTTTGGAATTCTCAAAACAGCTTCTTCTTCATGCAGGGGTTGCTGTAAGTCCCGGTATAGGATTTGGTAAATACGGGGATGAGTATGTACGTATCGCACTGATAGAAAATGAGAACCGTATCCGTCAAGCTGCACGAAATATCAAGAAGTTCCTAAAAGAGCTGGAAGAGGCGAAAAAGAATGGTTAAAGTAGGGATTCTAGGTGTAGGTACAGTCGGTGCAAGTGTTGCAAAGATACTTGAAGAGAACGGTGACATTATCGAAGCGAGAGCCGGAGAAAAGATCGTTGTAAAATCTGGTGTGGTAAAAAATCTTTCCAAAGAGAGAGGGGTAAGCATTACGCTGAGCGATGATCCCTACGATGTGATCGATGATCCTGAGATCGACATCGTTATAGAATTGATGGGTGGTGTGGAAGAGCCTTATGCACTTGTCAAAAAAGCACTTGAAAACGGTAAAGCGGTGGTCACTGCGAACAAGGCACTGCTTGCATACCATCGTTATGAGCTTCAGGAGATAGCCGGTGACATCCCTTTGATGTATGAAGCAAGTACGGCTGGCGGTATACCTATCATCGGTGCATTGCGTAACGGGCTTTCTGCGAACCACATAGAGTCTATCCAGGGGATCATGAACGGTACATGTAACTATATGCTTACCAAGATGATCAATGAGGGTGCACAGTATGATGAGATCCTTAAAGAGTCTCAGGAGCTAGGGTATGCAGAGGCTGACCCTTCGTTTGATGTGGGTGGGTTTGATGCTTCGCACAAATTGCTTATTTTGGCAAGTATCGCCTATGGGTTGGATGCAAAACCTGAAGATATCCTCATTGAAGGTATAGAGAATATCACGCAAACGGATGTCTCTTTTGCAAAAGAGTTCGGTTATGAGATCAAATTGCTCGGTATAGCCAAAAAAGTGGGTCAGGGGGTAGAGCTCAGAGTCCATGCTACCATGATACCGCAAGAGTCCATGATCGCCAAAGTGGACGGTGTGATGAATGCCGTTACGGTGGTAGGTGACCGCGTAGGTGAAACGATGTACTACGGACCAGGTGCAGGCGGTGATGCGACTGCTTCAGCCGTGATAGCGGACATTGTGGACATTGTTCGTGGGAACCAGGGGCCTATGCTCGGGTATAAAAAAGGTTTAGAGAGCGGGTTGAAGCTTCTGCCTAAAGAGGATATCGTGACCCAGTACTACCTAAGACTGGAAGTGGATGATAAAAGCGGTGTACTGGCCGCGATCACTTCAACCCTTGGGAAATTTGATATCTCTATAGAAGCGATGCTGCAAAAACCTACGAAAAATGACGAGATAGCCAAACTGCTCTTTACGACACATACCTGTAAAGAGAGTAAAATGCAAGATGCCATCATCGCTTTAGAAAAACTGGATGTGGTACATGGTAAGATCGCTATGATAAGGATAGAGAAGTAAAGGAGCACGGATGGCAAAAGATCACTATTTCGACATATCAGCTAAACTGGATATGATGGAGCTTAAAAATGCGCTTGTGATGGCTGAGAAAGAGGTTGCTACGCGGTTTGATTTTAAGGGTTTGGTAGCTGAGTTCAAGCTCAATGAGGCTGCTAAGACTTTGAGCCTCAGTTCTTCTACGGATTCAAAGATTGATGCACTCAAAGATATACTTATCTCTAAACTGATCAAAAGAGGTATCGCAGGAAAGTCACTTGAAGAGGTGAAAACTGAGGGTATATCGGGAGGTAACGTAAAAGTGATCTACCGTATCGTTGACACGATCGATAAAGATGAAGCGAAAAAGATCGTTAAAGCGATCAAAGAGTTGAAGATAAAGGTCACACCATCTATACAGGGTGATGAAGTACGTGTATCGGGTAAAAAGATAGATGATCTCCAAGCGGTGATGGCTGAAGTGAAGAAGTTGGATCTGAAGGCACCGTTGGTGTTTGGGAATTTTAAATAATTATTGAATGAGTTTGATTTCTTTTGCATACTTACTTGTATGCTAGTTGAGACTTTGTTTCTCTCTTCATTTTTTTAGACAAAACGAAGCAAAAAATCGTCGTGGCTCTCGAATCGCTTCGCTTACGAGGGCGTTCGCCACGACAAGGCACGCTTTGCGTGATTTATGAAAGAATGTACAGTGTTCTTATGAACAGTGTCCGCCACCACAGCATCCGCCTGAAGCAGCTGCTTGAGGTGCTTTCATAGCGATGCTAAAGTTATCACCACTTTCACTAAGTTCAAATCCATGTTTACCACAGAATTTTTCATTCATATGGCTTACCATACCTTGTGCTTTCATCATCGCATCATCTTTGTTATCAAACGTAACATTGTTTTCTAGTTCACTTCTTTTGAAGCATCCGCATTCTTGAGCTATATTTATAGTTGACATTGTAAATCCTTAGTTTATAATTTTTCAGATAGTAACAGAGTTATATTAATAATAGCTTTATTATTGAATAAATAAGAGAATTTTACTCTTATTTATTCAAAGAGAGTCAGTAAAGAATACTAAAACTAAGCTATTGCTTGATTTTTTTTAATTTTTTTGATGTTTGCAAGCATGAGTAGAGAGGTCATAAGGGCAACAACGAAAAGACCGACAAAGACATAAAGCGTACCCGTATAACTCCCTGTTGTATCTTTGACATAAGCGATAATGATAGGCCCTACAAGACCTGCCAAAGCCCAGGCAGTGAGGATATACCCGTGAATAGCACCAAGTTCTTTGGTACCGAATATATCGCCGATGTATGCAGGAACGGAAGCGAATGCACCGCCGTAACATGTCATGATATAATAAAGGAGTACCTGGAAGAGCAGTATACTTGTCACGGTTGTCAGCATATAGAATGCAACGATCTGTGTGATAAAGAAAAGTACAAAGACGACAGGTCTTGTAAGGTAATCTGAGATACTTGCCCATGCAATTCTACCTGCACCGTTGAAGATACCCATAAGTCCTACGGCTGAGGCTGCAGCCAAAGCAGAGATACCGATCACTTCCTGCAGGAGCGGGGAAGCTACAGAGATAATGGCAATACCGCAGGTTACATTGATAAAAAGCATGATCCAAAGCCCATAAAATCTGGCAGTTTTGACGGCTTCATCACGTGTAATGTTTACCAGATCTTCTTTGAGCTTCTTTTTACCCGCATTGATGGCAGCAGTGAAATGTGCCGGCATATACCCTTCTGGAGGATTAGCGAGATATTGTGCTGCGGTAAACATCACAAGGAAGTAGATAGAACCCAGGATATAAAACGTTGAAGAGATACCTACGGCATCGATCAGTACCTTGATGGCAGGTCCTGAGATAGCAGAGGCAAAACCAAAGCCCATGATGGCAAGTCCTGTTGCCATACCCCGTCTGTCCGGGAACCATTTCACCAGCATGGAGACAGGAGAAATATATCCTATACCAAGACCGGCTCCTCCTAGAACACCGTAAGTGAAATAGAGAAGCAGTTTTGATCCCAGGTAGATAGCCAGACCCGAACCCACAGTCCCCAGCCCGAATAAAACAGCGGCAAGTGTCGCAGCCACTCTGGGTCCTTTACGCTCTACAAATTTACCCATCAGCGCGGCAGAGAGACCCAGAAAGAAGATCGCAATAGAAAAGGTGATCGTTACATCGGTAAGTGTCCAGTTCATGGTGGACTGTATAGGTTTGACGTAGACGCTCCATGCATACACAGAGCCTATAGAGATATGAATGGCCATCGCAGCCAGGGCCATGAACCAGCGGTTTTTAACTTTTTTCACCATTGAATATTCCTTAGATTTGAATTGTAGGGATTATATCCGGGCTGTCAATATAGGTACTCGACACTAATGGATACATTAGTGACCTTTTAGATATAATTCGACAGATAGTAACAACGCTTACTTAAAAAAACATG encodes the following:
- a CDS encoding 16S rRNA (uracil(1498)-N(3))-methyltransferase, giving the protein MLYLYQKEAGQPQLTLLGDEHRYIFKVRRHKVEDTLYLRNLEDGLLHRYLITYMDKHSVNLELQESQTLEIKAQVPLHIGWCVIDPKNIEKVLPSLNEMGVEKITFIYCARSQKSFKPDFKRWEKILLNSSQQSGRSVMMQLHAAESLEAFIAENPQSYLLNFSENTLSSELSIDTIVVGCEGGVTEDEVALFAPERMIGFDTPLVLKSESAVCAVAAKILL
- a CDS encoding LL-diaminopimelate aminotransferase translates to MFDEIQFEKINRLPKYLFAEINEIKMDLRRKGVDIIDFSMGNPDASTPQPIIDKLCETAQKPKTHGYSASKGIYKLRLAMSKWYKRKYNADLDPDTEIVATMGSKEGYVHLVQAISNPGDVAIVPDPTYPIHSQAFILAGANVEKMQLIFDEETFEVDEDRFLADVEESLDNSVPQAKFLVVNFPHNPTTATVTPQFYERLVALAKRKRFYIISDIAYADITFDGYTTPSIMSVEGAKDVAVESYTLSKSYNMAGWRVGFIVGNKKLIGALQSIKSWLDYGMFTPIQVAATVALDEHGYIPDEQIIPRYEKRRDVMIEAFTNAGWPLATPSASMFIWGKIPEIARDMGSLEFSKQLLLHAGVAVSPGIGFGKYGDEYVRIALIENENRIRQAARNIKKFLKELEEAKKNG
- a CDS encoding YajQ family cyclic di-GMP-binding protein; the protein is MAKDHYFDISAKLDMMELKNALVMAEKEVATRFDFKGLVAEFKLNEAAKTLSLSSSTDSKIDALKDILISKLIKRGIAGKSLEEVKTEGISGGNVKVIYRIVDTIDKDEAKKIVKAIKELKIKVTPSIQGDEVRVSGKKIDDLQAVMAEVKKLDLKAPLVFGNFK
- the rlmB gene encoding 23S rRNA (guanosine(2251)-2'-O)-methyltransferase RlmB, encoding MIIYGKQVCMHALEQHSEKIKTVYVAKKGILPKELFHQYHDKIKFLEEKWAQSMSKGGNHQGILVEMAEFEQSALTEIKKNDFIVVLDGLTDVGNIGAIVRSAYALGADAVIAAGVKQLNFAAIARTSSGAMLDMPFMIAANILDTFNELQQLGFTFYGASMDGENVQESTFDTKRVLVLGSEGRGLSKKVIAKLDHRVSIEMKHAFDSLNVSAAAAILIHRMGYAIK
- a CDS encoding homoserine dehydrogenase, with amino-acid sequence MVKVGILGVGTVGASVAKILEENGDIIEARAGEKIVVKSGVVKNLSKERGVSITLSDDPYDVIDDPEIDIVIELMGGVEEPYALVKKALENGKAVVTANKALLAYHRYELQEIAGDIPLMYEASTAGGIPIIGALRNGLSANHIESIQGIMNGTCNYMLTKMINEGAQYDEILKESQELGYAEADPSFDVGGFDASHKLLILASIAYGLDAKPEDILIEGIENITQTDVSFAKEFGYEIKLLGIAKKVGQGVELRVHATMIPQESMIAKVDGVMNAVTVVGDRVGETMYYGPGAGGDATASAVIADIVDIVRGNQGPMLGYKKGLESGLKLLPKEDIVTQYYLRLEVDDKSGVLAAITSTLGKFDISIEAMLQKPTKNDEIAKLLFTTHTCKESKMQDAIIALEKLDVVHGKIAMIRIEK
- the rpmE gene encoding 50S ribosomal protein L31, which codes for MRKEIHPDYVECKVTCACGNTFQTKTNKEALSIDICNECHPFFTGSEKILDAAGRVEKFKNKYKLS
- a CDS encoding OFA family MFS transporter; the encoded protein is MVKKVKNRWFMALAAMAIHISIGSVYAWSVYVKPIQSTMNWTLTDVTITFSIAIFFLGLSAALMGKFVERKGPRVAATLAAVLFGLGTVGSGLAIYLGSKLLLYFTYGVLGGAGLGIGYISPVSMLVKWFPDRRGMATGLAIMGFGFASAISGPAIKVLIDAVGISSTFYILGSIYFLVMFTAAQYLANPPEGYMPAHFTAAINAGKKKLKEDLVNITRDEAVKTARFYGLWIMLFINVTCGIAIISVASPLLQEVIGISALAAASAVGLMGIFNGAGRIAWASISDYLTRPVVFVLFFITQIVAFYMLTTVTSILLFQVLLYYIMTCYGGAFASVPAYIGDIFGTKELGAIHGYILTAWALAGLVGPIIIAYVKDTTGSYTGTLYVFVGLFVVALMTSLLMLANIKKIKKNQAIA
- the rsmI gene encoding 16S rRNA (cytidine(1402)-2'-O)-methyltransferase, which produces MLTFIPTPIGNPQDITIRAMKLFEKAELFLCEDTRQTKRLLRLLEERFDMVYPDASFYSFNEHNGKARLEEFGSILGEKEVVYVSDAGMPIISDPGQILVAYAQEHHIPYDVLPGASAVTTAYAASGFEEGKFLFYAFLPHKGKERSAALSEAMSNGYNTVLYEAPHRLEKLLNEIVTLDEDRELFLAKEISKKYQRYYRGTARSLNEEFKELTIRGEWVVIIKAQKSTEKSLSFTEVLSLDLPPKPKAKLLAQLSDKSVKEWYSELTHAT
- a CDS encoding DUF4395 domain-containing protein, with the protein product MNLQSFLWEYGAKVPGYDVRVINEREARAAAGILGTLGMIVIFVGIGFNHTMVARVYLAFLFVDFTARIISPNYSPSLLLGKLVVQNQKPEYVGGLQKRFAWTLGWLISLPMMWWFVIHWDINFYKVLICVLCLLLTFLESAFGICVGCKLYKIMTKIDPAHCPGGVCEIRKKEPIQMFSPIQKVITALTVIGLVVGTYFFLAYTKPTTFFGEFLHEAVLTDSQLQKEKDAEFQREMEKEFGDDEEW